The Chloroflexota bacterium DNA segment TCGCCGATGAGGCCATCGCCGCGGGCAAGATGGACTTCGCGGTGCTGGGGCGCGGCCTGCTGGCCGACCCCGAGTGGGCGAACAAGGCCCGCGACGGCCAGGCGCACCGCATCCGCCGCTGCATCTCGTGCAACGTGTGCTCCAAGTCGCGCAGCGTGGACGGCATCCCCATCCGCTGTACGGTGAACCCGTTCCTGGGGCGCGAGGAGGTGTTTGACGATTTCGCACGCGCGCCGACCCCCAAGCGTGTGCTGGTGGTGGGCGGAGGGCCTGCGGGCATGGAGGCGGCATGGGCGGCGGCGCGTCGCGGCCACCGCGTTGTCCTCTGCGAGCGCGGCGCGGAACTGGGCGGGCAGATGATGTTGAGCAGCCGCCCGCCCGGGAAGGAGAAGATTCTCTGGCTTCACGACACGCTGACGCGGCAATTGCGCGAGGCGGGCGTGGAGGTGCGCCTGGGCGTGGACGTTACGCCCGAATACGTGGCGGCCCAGAAGCCCGATGCGGTCATCGTGGCGACGGGCGGCAAACCGCTCCGCCCGCCCATCCAGCGGCTGGACGATGCGCGCGTGGTTACGGCGTGGGATGTGCTCGGCGGCAAGGCCGACGTGCAGGGCAAGACGGTGGCCATGATCGGCGCGGGGCTGGTGGCCTGCGAGACGGCGCTGTACCTGGCCGCCCGGGGCAACCGCGTTACGATGGTGGAGATGCTGGACCGAATCGCGCCCGACGTGGAGCCGACGACGCGCATTGACCTGCTGGAGGAACTGGAGCGCGCCGGAGTCATCGGGTACGCGGCGTGTCGGGCGAAGGAAGTGGCCGAAGAGGGGCTGGCCTGCGAGTTTGCCGATGGCAGACCCGCGCTCTTCGCCGCCGACGTGATCGTGTTGGCGGCGGGCGCCCAGGCCGAACGCTCGTTGGCCGACGCGCTCGCCTCGCTGGACGTGCCCGTGCACGTGGTGGGCGACGCCGTGCAGCCGCGCCGCCTGGTCAACGCCATCTACGAGGGCCTGCTGGCGGGATGGCAGGTCTGAACGGCAGTGGGGAGGTTTGCGTGAGATGAAAGCGGCTTTGCTCTACGGCCCGCGCGACATCCGCCAGGCCGACGTGGCCAAACCGGAGCCTGACCCCGGAGAGGTCGTCGTTCGGGTGCGGGCCACGGGCATCTGCGGGTCTGATTTGCACATGTACACAGGCGACCGTCCTGCGGACTACCCGCAGATTCTGGGCCACGAGTTCGCGGGCGATGTGGCGGCGGTGGGGGAAGGCGTGCAGGGCCTGGCGCCCGGCGACCGCGTAACGGCGGAGCCGAATTTCTCCTGCGGTGCGTGCATCTATTGCCGCGAAGGGCTGCCCAACCTGTGCGTGAACCGCGTGGGCATGGCGATCAACTGGCCGGGCACGCTGGCGGAATATGCGAAGGTTCCCGCCCGATTCGTGTGGCGTATCCCCGACGGGATGTCGTATCGCCAAGCCGCGCTGGTGGAGCCGCTCATGGTGGCGGTGCACGCGGTGCGGCGGGGGCGCGTGCGGGTGGGCGACACGGTGGCCGTCCTGGGCTGCGGGGCCATCGGGCTGTTGACCGTGGCCGCGGCGAAGGTGGCGGGGGCGCGCGTGTTCGCCGTGGACATCGTGCCCGAGAAACTGGCCCTGGCGCGCCGGATGGGGGCCGAGGCGACCTTCAACGGGCGCGATGCTGACGCGCTGGAGCGGATTCGCGCGCTCACACCGGCAGGCCAGGGGCCGCTCGTGGTGTTTGAGACGGCGGGCGTGGGCGCCACGGTGCAGCAGGCGGTGGAACTGGTGCGGGGCGGCGGACGGGTCGTGCTGGTGGGCCTCTCCACACGCCCTGCGCCGGTGGTGCCGATGGCGGTGGCGCGCAGGGAGTTGGAGATTCTCGGCTCGTTCATCTACTACGCGGGCGAGTTTGACATCGGCATTCGGCTCATCGCCAGCGGCACCGTTGACGCCGAGGCGCTGGTGGGGATGGCGGTGGGCCTGGATCAGGCCGACGCGGCGTTCCGCGCTGCGGAGTCGGGCGCGGTGGCGAAGGCGATGGTGGAGCCGTAGGCGGGCGGGAACGTCCGCGGGCTGTCCCGCAACCCCCGGATGAGTTCGGGGGTATAGGTGGAACCGCCTCCGATAACGCGGACTTCGGCATAGGCGCGTCTCTGCGCGGGCGCAGAGGCTCTACCGCTGCATCCATGAGGGATCCCATCGCTCCTGGAGCAGGGTAACCTTCGCCTCCTTGACCCCGGGCACGGACTCCGCTGCCAGCCGCACCTGCTCGGTGAGGAAGTTGGCCAGGGGGCAGAACGGCGCAGTCAGCACCATCTTGATCTCCACCTGGTCGCCCTGAACCACGACCTCGCGGATCATGCCCAAATCCACGACGCTCATCCCGATCTCCGGGTCTATCACGGGACGCAACGCTTCGCGAATCTCTTGCTCGGTTGGCATGTTTCCCTCCTGTAAAGTCAGTCTCTGCTTGATTTATCTCGTGCGCAGAAGGCCAGGCCGATGACGCCCGGCCCGGTGTGCACCCCCATGACGGGGGTGAACTCGGTAACGTAGAACTCTTGGCAGTCAAACCGTTCGCGCACCCTGGCCTCTATCCATACGGCGTCGTCGGCGGCGTCGGCATGGAAGGCGGCGGCGCACATCGGGCGACTGCCGACGCGCTCCTCCATGAGATTCAGGATGCGCTCCAGCGCCTGGCGTCGGTTGCGCGTTACGCCGGCGACCTTGACACGGCCCTCGGCCAGGTAGAGGATGGGGTGGATGCGCAGGCGCGCGCCCAACATGGCCGCCGCCTCGCCGATGCGCCCACCCCGGTGCAGGTACTCAAGGCTTTCCAGGGTGGCGTAGAGTCCTACGCGGGGGATGGTGGCTTCCGCTTCCGCTGCCACTTCCTCCAGGTTCTTGCCGGCGGCCGCGGCGCGCGCCGCAGCCAGCACCACGAACCCTTCGGCGATGGCCGCCGTGCGGGCGTCAATGACCCGCACAGGCACCGTCGCCGCCTGCTCGGCGGCAAGTCGGGCCGTGTGCAGCGTGCCGCTGAGTTCGTCGGGGACGTGGATGGACACGATCCCATCCGCCTGCGTGCTCAACTCCGCGTACAGGTTGGCGAACGTGCCCAGGGCCGGCTGCGAGGTCGTGGGCCAGGAGTTTTCATCCCGCAGTTCCCGCAGGCGCCGGTACACCTCGGTGGGCGTGATGTCCACGCCGTCATGGTAACTCCGGCCGTTCCACACCAACTCAAACGGCACGACATGGATGTTGTACTCGCGCCGCAGGTCCTCGGGAATGCACGCGGCGCTATCGGTTACGACTGCGATTCGGGCCATGGGTTCTCCTTTTCTGCGGGCGGTTGCGCTGTGTCGGCGGGCCGGCGCTGATCCCAGGCGTCCCGCGTGGACACATCGCGATCCAGAAGCAGGCGGCGCAGCAGGACGCGGCGGCGCTCCGGCCCTGGCGGGGGCAGAGGGCGGCGGTTGGCTTCCAGCCGCTTGGCGATGGTGATGCCCAGCATGGCGACGCTGGCCCAGACGACCGCCGAGGGCTGCCCCGCGAAGGCGACGAGGAAGGGCAAGGTGGCGATGCCTGCCAGCGAGAAGAGCGCCGTCTGCCCCACGAGCCGCCCCACGGCCATGAACGCCAGGAGCCAGGGGAATGCCCAGGGGAACACCGCGAGCATGAGGCCGAGGATGCTGCTATGACCGCGCCCCCCGTGGAAGTTGAGGTAGATGGGCCAGTTGTGGCCGATCATGGCGGCCAGCCCCGCCGCTAGCGCCGCGCCCAGGCCCAACCCCCAGCGCAGGCCCAGCCACGTTGGGAGCCACACCTTGGCGATGTCCAGCAGGCCGACCAGGACGACGGCGGGCCGCGAGACGTGGTAGTACACGCCCGTGCCGCTGACGGTGCCGCTGCCGTAGCGGCGTAGGTCTATGCCTTTGAGCCAGCGCCCCGCGAGGTACGATGTGGGTGTGGAGCCCATCAGGTAGGCCATTGCGATCCACGCAACAGAGCGAAACACGCCTATGACGCCTCCGGTTTTGTTCTCGCGACGCCATTCTAACCTACAACCCTGGGATGGGCAAGAAGTGGCGCGCCCCCTGGCGATGACGCCGACGAAGTGGGGAGGCGTGTCCCGCGGCGGGGCTCGGTTCCAAAGTCTGTCGGTCGCCGCACGGTAGCAAGTGCGACGCACTTCCGGAAGTGCGTTGGACCTTGCTCGCCAACACAAGGCAGAACGCGGCGGGGGGCGTTTTTGACATATTCTTGGATTGTTCTATAATAGGTTTTCGCGGGTTGCGAAGCAGATTGCCCCGGTATGCTGCGCAATCCAGATGTCTCGCGGAGGTATGAGTCGTGTACGCGGTTGTTGAGACCGGCGGAAAGCAATACAAAGTCCAAGTCGGTCAGACGATTGAAGTGGACAAGTTGCCCTTTGCCGTTGGCGAGAAGGTCAGCCTGGACAAGGTTCTCCTCGTGGCGACGGATAAGGGCGTAAAGGTTGGGAATCCGAACGTGGAAGGCGCCAAGGTAGAGGCTACCGTTACTCTGCAGGACGCCTACCGCAAGATTCTGGTGTTCAAGTATCGGCCCAAGAAGCGGTATCGGCGGAAATTGGGCCACCGGCAAGAATTCACACGGCTGCGCATTGACCGCATTGAGGCGTAGCCGGTAGGAGGGTTAGGACATGGCTCACAAGAAGGGAGGCGGCTCCAGCCGCAACGGACGCGACAGCCAGGCCAAGCGCCTTGGTGTGAAGCGATTTGACGGGCAGTTGGTATCGTCCGGGACCATCCTCGTGCGCCAGCGCGGCACGAAGATTCACCCTGGGCAGAACGTGGGCATGGGCGGTGATTACACGCTCTTCGCCACCATTGACGGCTACGTGAGGTTTGAGGATATCAGGGGCAACAGGAAGCGCGTGAGCGTGTACCCGGAGAGGCAGTAGGTCTATGAAAAAGGGCATTCATCCGAAATACTATCCCAACGCGAAGGTCATTTGCTCCTGTGGCAATACGTGGACAACCGGTTCCACCAAGCCGGAGATTCACACCGACCTGTGCAATGTGTGCCACCCGTTTTTCACGGGCGAGCAGCGCATTGTGGACACGGCGGGGCAAGTGGACCGCTTTGTGAAGCGCCTTGAGGCGAAAGAGGAGTTTGAGGCAGCGGCCCGGCAGCGCGCCGAAGCGGCCATCCGCGAGAAGGAAGAGCGCAAGCGCCGCCGCCGTATGATCTTTGCGGAGAAGGAATCGCAGGATTCTGGCACGGAGAGCGGTGAAGCGCAAGCCGATGAGGCCTAGCCTTCTCCGCTTTGCGATGGGAATCTGCACGTGAACGCGACCCGGTACCGATAAGGCAGACCCGAAAAGGTCTGCCTTATTCGTTTTCATGGAGGAGGCCGAGATGTTCCATCCCCACACAGGCGGCTGGATTGAGGTGATCTGCGGGAGCATGTTCAGCGGCAAGACCGAGGAACTCATCCGCCGCGTCAAGCGGGCCACCATCGCGCGCCAGAAGGTGCAGGTGTTCAAGCCTGCCCTGGACACGCGCTACAACGCCGAGAAGGTCTCGTCGCACAACGGGATGCACTTTGACGCGCGGGTCGTGCGGCAGGCGGCGGACATCCTCGCGCTGGTGGAGGACGACACCGACGTGGTGGCGGTGGACGAGGTGCAGTTCTTTGACTGGAGCATCGCGGACGTGTGCGCCGAACTGGCCGACCGGGGTAAGCGCGTCATTGTGGCCGGGCTGGACATGGATTTCCGCGGCGAACCCTTTGGCCCCATGCCCCTGCTGATGGCCCAGGCCGAGGTGGTGGACAAGTTGCAGGCCATCTGCGTGCGTTGCGGTGGGTCGGCCAGTCGCACCCAGCGGCTCATTAACGGCCGCCCCGCCAACTACGACGACCCCGTCATCATGGTGGGCGCGGCGGAGGTGTACGAGGCGCGATGCCGCGCCTGCCACGAGGTGCCCGGCAAGCCTGGCCCCGACGTGGAAGGCCGGCGGTAGGCCGGCGGGCGCGGAGAATCCGGGCCGTGTTGCAGGCGGCGGCGCGTGCGGGGATTCGGCTGATTGATACCCTGTTGCGGCGCTCGCTGGGCGTGGTGGAGTTTTCGGACGATCCCGGGTGCATTCTCCGCATCGGCCTCACGCGGGCGGATCGGCCCCGCATCCTCTCCGATGGCACGGCGATTCGCCCGGGCGATCTTCTCTGCGAAATCCACCTGTGGAACGAGCGGTTGCCCCGCATGGGGACTGGGGGGCCGGACCTGGACTGGGCGCTGAAGATGTACCGAGGGATGGTGCACTCGCTCCGGCTGCTGGCGCAGTTCCTTGCGACGAGCGGGGAGTATGCGGATGCTGTGGCGGTGCACGGCGAAGGCGCGGTCATGCGAGGGGCTGAGTTGGAGCAGGTACAGCGGCTGTTCGTGAGGTTGGGGTTTGAGACGGCGCCCCGCCACGCGCAAACGCGGGGGGAACGCTTCGCCCGCTGGTGGCAGAACCTGTATTCCACCTGGATCATCTGGACGTTCAACCCGGCGTCGCTCAAGGGCAAGCGGATGTCCGGCCTGACGCATTGGGAGTTCTGGATGTCGCGGCGGGCGTTCATGGAGCGGTACGGGCGGCCGGACGGGTGAGAAGATTCATCCACGAATCACACGAATCCGCACGAATGGGCTCTTGCGGTTACTCGTGTGATTCGTGGATAGAGGGTTTGTGAGCGTTCGGGCGAGGGGCGGGGTCGCTACGACACGAATCCCGCCTCGCGCTCGGCGAGGGTCAGCACCTCGTCAAAGATGTCTAGGCCCTCGTCCAGGTGCTCCTGGCTGATGTTGAGCGGCGGCATGAACCGCACGGTGCTGGGGCCACACCCCAGGATGAGCAGCCCATGCTCAAAGGCTTTCGTCACCACGTCGTCGCGGAATTTGGGCGCGATCTCCTTGGTTTCCTGATTCTTCACCAGTTCTACGCCGACCATCAGCCCCTTGCCGCGGATGTCGCCGATGGAGGGGTGCTTGTGGCGGCGCTCCTCCAGGATTTCCAGCATGCGCCGACCCATGACGGCGGCGTTGTCCATGTAGCCGTTCTCAATCAGGCGGATGGTCTCCAGCGCGGCGGCGCAGGACAAGGGGTTGCCGCCGAAGGTGTTGCCGTGGGAGCCGGGCTTCCAGGTCATGAGCGACGCGCGGGCAATCATGGCGCCCAGGGGCATGCCCGACGCGATGCCCTTGGCCACGGCCAGGATGTCGGGGACGACGCCCCAGTGCTCCACGGCGAACATCTTGCCCGTGCGCCCGAAGCCGGTCTGGATTTCGTCGGCCACCAAGAGTATCCCGTACTTGTCGGCGATTTCGCGGAGCATGGGCAGGAACTCCGGCGGGGGCACGATGTAGCCGCCCTCGCCCTGGATGGGTTCCACGAAGATGGCGGCGACCTCCTCGGGCGGAACCAGCCGCTGGAAGACGACCTCCTCCAGGTAGCGGACGCAGTCTATGCGGCACTGGCCGTAGGTCTTGCCCATGGGGCAGCGGTAGCAGTAGGCGTAGGGTGTGTGCGTTACCTCGGGCACCAGAGGCGCGAACCCGGCCTTGTGCAGCGCCTTGGAGCCGTTGAGGGACAGCGACCCCATGCTTCTCCCGTGGAAAGCGCCGATGAACGCGATCATGCGCGGGCGGCGGGTGTAGTAGCGCGCCAGTTTCAGTGCGGCCTCTATGGATTCGGTGCCCGAGTTGGTGAAGAAGAGTTGCTTGGGTTCATCGCCGGGGG contains these protein-coding regions:
- a CDS encoding FAD-dependent oxidoreductase; the protein is MQSPYPHLFSQGRIGRMEIRNRIVMSPMGTNYASDTGGVTERMIRHYAERARGGTGLIIVENTTVQYPQGRGAVAHNRIDRDEFIPGLNRLAEAIQRYGAKAAIQINHVGALTAPHLCGGTPVGPSDVPVAPGRPTPRPLSVDEIQEIVRCFAAAAARAVRAGFDGVEIHGAHGYLISQFLSAYTNRRTDEYGVGLEGRARFALEVIAAVRQAVGRGFPLWMRINGDDFVEGGNTQDEYKALAKMLAQAGLDALHISAAFPAAHHKQIEPMRFPQGWKLYLAEGIRGVVNVPVLAASVIREPAFADEAIAAGKMDFAVLGRGLLADPEWANKARDGQAHRIRRCISCNVCSKSRSVDGIPIRCTVNPFLGREEVFDDFARAPTPKRVLVVGGGPAGMEAAWAAARRGHRVVLCERGAELGGQMMLSSRPPGKEKILWLHDTLTRQLREAGVEVRLGVDVTPEYVAAQKPDAVIVATGGKPLRPPIQRLDDARVVTAWDVLGGKADVQGKTVAMIGAGLVACETALYLAARGNRVTMVEMLDRIAPDVEPTTRIDLLEELERAGVIGYAACRAKEVAEEGLACEFADGRPALFAADVIVLAAGAQAERSLADALASLDVPVHVVGDAVQPRRLVNAIYEGLLAGWQV
- a CDS encoding alcohol dehydrogenase catalytic domain-containing protein: MKAALLYGPRDIRQADVAKPEPDPGEVVVRVRATGICGSDLHMYTGDRPADYPQILGHEFAGDVAAVGEGVQGLAPGDRVTAEPNFSCGACIYCREGLPNLCVNRVGMAINWPGTLAEYAKVPARFVWRIPDGMSYRQAALVEPLMVAVHAVRRGRVRVGDTVAVLGCGAIGLLTVAAAKVAGARVFAVDIVPEKLALARRMGAEATFNGRDADALERIRALTPAGQGPLVVFETAGVGATVQQAVELVRGGGRVVLVGLSTRPAPVVPMAVARRELEILGSFIYYAGEFDIGIRLIASGTVDAEALVGMAVGLDQADAAFRAAESGAVAKAMVEP
- a CDS encoding metal-sulfur cluster assembly factor, whose translation is MPTEQEIREALRPVIDPEIGMSVVDLGMIREVVVQGDQVEIKMVLTAPFCPLANFLTEQVRLAAESVPGVKEAKVTLLQERWDPSWMQR
- a CDS encoding DegV family protein; protein product: MARIAVVTDSAACIPEDLRREYNIHVVPFELVWNGRSYHDGVDITPTEVYRRLRELRDENSWPTTSQPALGTFANLYAELSTQADGIVSIHVPDELSGTLHTARLAAEQAATVPVRVIDARTAAIAEGFVVLAAARAAAAGKNLEEVAAEAEATIPRVGLYATLESLEYLHRGGRIGEAAAMLGARLRIHPILYLAEGRVKVAGVTRNRRQALERILNLMEERVGSRPMCAAAFHADAADDAVWIEARVRERFDCQEFYVTEFTPVMGVHTGPGVIGLAFCARDKSSRD
- a CDS encoding glycerol-3-phosphate acyltransferase, with the translated sequence MAYLMGSTPTSYLAGRWLKGIDLRRYGSGTVSGTGVYYHVSRPAVVLVGLLDIAKVWLPTWLGLRWGLGLGAALAAGLAAMIGHNWPIYLNFHGGRGHSSILGLMLAVFPWAFPWLLAFMAVGRLVGQTALFSLAGIATLPFLVAFAGQPSAVVWASVAMLGITIAKRLEANRRPLPPPGPERRRVLLRRLLLDRDVSTRDAWDQRRPADTAQPPAEKENPWPESQS
- the rplU gene encoding 50S ribosomal protein L21, with product MYAVVETGGKQYKVQVGQTIEVDKLPFAVGEKVSLDKVLLVATDKGVKVGNPNVEGAKVEATVTLQDAYRKILVFKYRPKKRYRRKLGHRQEFTRLRIDRIEA
- the rpmA gene encoding 50S ribosomal protein L27, producing the protein MAHKKGGGSSRNGRDSQAKRLGVKRFDGQLVSSGTILVRQRGTKIHPGQNVGMGGDYTLFATIDGYVRFEDIRGNRKRVSVYPERQ
- the rpmE gene encoding 50S ribosomal protein L31, whose product is MKKGIHPKYYPNAKVICSCGNTWTTGSTKPEIHTDLCNVCHPFFTGEQRIVDTAGQVDRFVKRLEAKEEFEAAARQRAEAAIREKEERKRRRRMIFAEKESQDSGTESGEAQADEA
- a CDS encoding thymidine kinase, yielding MFHPHTGGWIEVICGSMFSGKTEELIRRVKRATIARQKVQVFKPALDTRYNAEKVSSHNGMHFDARVVRQAADILALVEDDTDVVAVDEVQFFDWSIADVCAELADRGKRVIVAGLDMDFRGEPFGPMPLLMAQAEVVDKLQAICVRCGGSASRTQRLINGRPANYDDPVIMVGAAEVYEARCRACHEVPGKPGPDVEGRR
- a CDS encoding acetyl ornithine aminotransferase family protein, with product MATTAKTKVRKLPVPGPKARALLERDARNVSPSYTRSYPFVMERGKGTEVWDVDGYRYLDFNAGIAVNATGHSHPDVVRAIQEQAAKFIHMSGTDFYYPVQIELAEKLNALAPGDEPKQLFFTNSGTESIEAALKLARYYTRRPRMIAFIGAFHGRSMGSLSLNGSKALHKAGFAPLVPEVTHTPYAYCYRCPMGKTYGQCRIDCVRYLEEVVFQRLVPPEEVAAIFVEPIQGEGGYIVPPPEFLPMLREIADKYGILLVADEIQTGFGRTGKMFAVEHWGVVPDILAVAKGIASGMPLGAMIARASLMTWKPGSHGNTFGGNPLSCAAALETIRLIENGYMDNAAVMGRRMLEILEERRHKHPSIGDIRGKGLMVGVELVKNQETKEIAPKFRDDVVTKAFEHGLLILGCGPSTVRFMPPLNISQEHLDEGLDIFDEVLTLAEREAGFVS